From a region of the Apibacter sp. B3706 genome:
- a CDS encoding HYC_CC_PP family protein, translating into MKLIQSILLICLVLFANLNLFIYQNWCHGENIGYTINFKKFSNELKHSEKKDYPSFERDFCCKDVLIKSNENSFFSFDSNFQHLIFTVLGIIPNVNWNLFNWASSQQEGIAQLYCNPPPPVYQLYKFYCRYTYYG; encoded by the coding sequence ATGAAATTAATTCAGTCTATACTTTTGATTTGCTTGGTTTTATTTGCAAATCTTAATCTCTTCATATACCAAAATTGGTGTCACGGAGAAAATATTGGCTATACCATTAATTTCAAAAAATTTTCCAACGAATTAAAACATTCTGAGAAAAAGGATTATCCTTCTTTTGAAAGAGATTTTTGCTGTAAGGACGTCCTAATAAAATCGAACGAAAATAGCTTTTTTTCATTTGATTCCAATTTTCAACATTTAATTTTTACAGTTCTGGGAATTATTCCCAATGTAAATTGGAATCTATTTAATTGGGCATCTTCTCAACAAGAGGGTATAGCACAACTTTATTGTAACCCTCCTCCCCCTGTTTATCAATTATATAAATTTTATTGTCGTTATACCTACTACGGATAA
- a CDS encoding VanZ family protein — protein sequence MTWLLLRAPQGNKNLLNYFPHFSDKLIHTLTFLGLAFLAKISFPKKNQLLIIGIGTLYGILIEFLQEYMKLGRTFEYSDMVADFIGCIIGYYMAKKMIEIL from the coding sequence TTGACATGGTTATTATTACGAGCCCCCCAAGGAAATAAAAATTTATTAAACTATTTTCCTCATTTCAGTGATAAGTTAATCCATACCCTAACATTTTTAGGATTAGCTTTTTTAGCTAAAATTTCATTTCCTAAAAAAAATCAATTGCTAATAATAGGAATAGGTACTCTCTATGGAATTTTGATTGAATTTTTACAAGAATATATGAAATTGGGAAGAACCTTTGAATATTCTGATATGGTGGCGGATTTTATAGGTTGTATAATTGGTTATTATATGGCAAAAAAAATGATTGAAATATTATAA
- the sprA gene encoding cell surface protein SprA, whose amino-acid sequence MLRYIRDYLLLATIFCLSGSVLFAQENDDEQVLQLDDPVKYEAYYDYKSGNYILYPKLGGVVVGTPITMTAEDYTKYVMQQKFDEYYKERSRLQDEIGRAKKEGREVEKKGFIPGITVKSKLFEQIFGGNKIELKPSGFASFDLGILHQKIDNPQILPQNRKNFTIDLRQRIQMSLIGNVGNNVHLGVNYDTQAGFNFENKLNLAWIPGSGSGANLPNGTSGGEDNIIKKIEFGNVNMPLSTSLITGAESLFGIKGEFQFGRTFLTTVFSEQQSEARNITVQGGGVINTFKIKAIDYDENQHYFLTHYFRNNYDKALENYPVIGSTINITKMEVWRIDLGNSNLQEQHPVIALRDLGESTTGQLPDNSNLNLYSTISNLSGIRDASTAYNSVNGVSLPVVPTSSSSATMKNYESGKEFVVHKRVKKLSESEYTYNPQLGYISLNQKLNNDQLLAVAFQYTDSKNPGKIYKVGEFSNEVTGVLILKLLKPNQIVSPESPMWDLMMKNIYSMDASQISPDGFMVNVMYQDASQGKINYLPDPNVRNLQLLQLLNWDRLNQNNDATGTGKGDGIFDFVEGITINSEKGKLIFTKVEPFGEFLKSKPVDEKFIFENLYKNLKGGNIVTSDPLANRYTIEGRFKGSIGNGISLGAFNVPRGSVKVTANGQTLNEGIDYVVDYQMGMVTIINETYKNSGVPINISLENQFAFNMQKKRFMGLNVEHKFSDEFIVGATFLNYKERPLTQKVQFGSEPVNNSMIGFNMMLNKEFPFLTKLTNWIPGIKTEAESNVSFKVEGAALLPGENKTINDNSYIDDFETTASKISLKEPGYWGIASKPEKGGFGNTYMNDIRNGDGRALISWYNIDPRFFGIGGGQPAGIDNNALSLHLQRRVKYQEIFTDRDYIAGEQLYMNTFDVSFYPKERGPYNFNTRNEDPESERWGGLMRPISVTNFAEANIEYLEFWMMDPYADSKTPGSNPLGNKPELILQLGNVSEDVLKDGFMQYENGITDDISQMTTTNIGKQPKNYPLVYAFDTEGEARRKQDVGYDGLTSFEEADYYKNKGYDIGSNANYVNPITGEVDPSADDYVFYLHGAWDSSNEKNSIIGRYKYYRNLEGNSPSNSMDASSASPDTEDLNKDFNLDETENYTQYRLSLLDSDLRNNQNPLVVDKKEVEVSLPNGKKGNTTWYLVRIPVSAYEFGSAEILNNVRYIRMLMKGFSNTATLRFATLDLVRSDWRKYEKNISSVSGESKQDTDEGNATLLPVSNVIISAVNLEENSTSRPPYVLPPGISREILGNTTGTQMQNESSLKLEIKDLKNSEPRGIYKNIALDMRRYKTLKMFVHAENMQDASSNIVDKEAKFFIRIGSDLSDNYYEYEFPLKYTPNTATSAIDIWPIENTIELKLKDLVAAKNEKDKNNLYNSTVRYRSYVTGSDDKIIYVKGRPSIGNVNSIMMGVRNTSSIDKHVVLWLDELRLSDIDNEGGYAANASINFNLADFAQVSASGTYQSVGFGAIDSKPSERSQDETKQYMVSAAVNVDRVLPDKWGMKIPVSISMSETFIDPKYNPLDNDVKLKNDPRKNELKKVVRSYSSQKNISISNLRKDRTTGKTPRFYDVENLSASFSYSTDYFRDIYTTYNIYQNLQAYIDYNFSPKGVYYQPFKKMRAVQDTSRFAKYLKWLKEVNFNPVPSRLSFKADIARTYNEFQYRDINAYLNNNPNSYTPIFANNFLFGWQYNIGFNLTRSLKLDFSSGTRTILDDIGNGVPDDGMIWNGLFTAGRPINFNQRFQLNYRVPIHLLPYLDFTSIEVGYTGQYDWQAGSNFQTSYDPANADPRKRSLGNTAQNAQTITVIGNVDFSKFYNYFSNYKKFEEKKRKRQREIDSLNRAYETNFALKKPKSFKKYTIKNKYKATDYLWMIASSFKRGQIQVNENKGTILPGFLPEPSFFGVGRYAGSTSGPTFGFLFGSQFDLRNKAVTEGWVSLNEYMTSPYVKTNNSQLSATLQLEPINHLQIDLNIMRNHQKTLSHSGFNSIDPLTGQIANTFVNRSAMFSSSIISFATAFKSGDYVYNKMISNSMILSQRVAAKQGQPLIDTNNDGYVDGYGLTNSEVLLPSFVSAFSGRSAGSQKLGYKRSMPVPNWKITYGGLKNIPFINYWFKEFRINHSYISNYTVNGVQTNPDYYLAQNDSTAPERDLNGNRYNYYTYGTVVMSEGFSPLAGVDVTMRNNIQIRIAYNKDRIYSLGLTNYTLQEDYGNEVVFGLGYIVKDVKLKLRYRGATKPVTGDLNIRGDVSIRDNKTTIRRLVELDSQVTGGQNLVSLKFSTDYNFTKNFNLKFFYEQMITKYKVSTAYPLSTIRAGLSATFTFGN is encoded by the coding sequence GTGTTAAGGTATATTCGTGACTATTTGCTATTGGCAACCATATTTTGTTTAAGTGGTAGTGTTTTATTTGCTCAAGAAAATGATGATGAACAAGTTTTGCAATTGGATGACCCTGTAAAATATGAGGCGTATTATGATTATAAAAGTGGAAATTACATATTATATCCCAAGCTGGGAGGTGTAGTTGTCGGTACTCCGATAACTATGACAGCCGAGGACTATACTAAATATGTAATGCAACAAAAGTTTGATGAATATTACAAAGAACGTTCACGTTTACAAGATGAAATAGGAAGAGCGAAAAAAGAAGGAAGAGAAGTAGAAAAAAAAGGTTTTATTCCGGGAATTACGGTTAAATCCAAATTATTTGAGCAAATATTCGGAGGTAATAAAATTGAACTAAAACCTTCAGGATTTGCATCCTTTGATTTAGGAATATTGCATCAAAAAATAGACAATCCGCAAATTTTACCACAAAACAGAAAGAACTTTACCATCGATTTAAGGCAAAGAATACAAATGAGTCTTATAGGAAATGTTGGTAATAATGTACATTTAGGGGTAAACTATGATACTCAGGCAGGTTTCAACTTCGAAAATAAATTAAATTTAGCATGGATTCCGGGCTCGGGAAGTGGGGCGAACTTACCCAATGGGACAAGCGGTGGAGAGGATAATATAATTAAGAAAATCGAATTTGGTAATGTAAATATGCCCCTAAGCACCAGTTTAATTACAGGCGCTGAATCACTTTTTGGAATCAAAGGGGAATTTCAATTCGGGAGAACATTTTTGACTACCGTATTTTCAGAACAACAATCCGAAGCACGAAATATAACAGTTCAAGGAGGAGGAGTAATTAATACATTTAAAATTAAAGCAATTGATTACGATGAAAATCAACATTATTTCTTAACGCACTATTTCAGAAACAATTACGATAAAGCTCTGGAGAATTATCCGGTAATTGGTTCAACCATTAATATCACTAAGATGGAAGTGTGGAGAATCGATTTAGGAAACTCAAACCTTCAAGAGCAGCATCCCGTTATAGCATTAAGAGACTTAGGAGAAAGTACCACGGGACAACTTCCCGATAATTCAAATTTAAATTTATATAGTACCATTTCAAATTTATCTGGAATCAGGGACGCTTCCACAGCATACAATAGCGTGAATGGTGTTTCTTTACCGGTTGTACCCACCTCAAGTTCTTCAGCAACTATGAAGAATTATGAAAGTGGAAAAGAATTTGTTGTTCATAAAAGAGTAAAAAAACTTTCTGAATCAGAATATACTTATAATCCACAATTAGGATATATATCATTAAATCAAAAACTAAATAATGATCAACTTTTAGCGGTAGCATTTCAATATACAGATTCTAAAAATCCGGGCAAAATATATAAAGTTGGGGAATTTTCCAATGAAGTTACCGGAGTATTGATCTTAAAATTGCTAAAACCTAATCAAATCGTCTCTCCCGAATCACCTATGTGGGATTTAATGATGAAAAACATCTATTCAATGGATGCATCTCAAATTTCTCCTGATGGTTTTATGGTTAATGTTATGTACCAAGACGCCTCTCAAGGGAAAATCAATTATTTACCGGATCCCAATGTAAGAAATTTACAGTTATTGCAATTATTAAATTGGGACAGGTTAAATCAAAATAACGATGCTACCGGTACAGGTAAAGGAGATGGTATATTTGACTTTGTAGAAGGAATTACCATAAACTCAGAGAAAGGTAAATTGATATTTACTAAAGTAGAACCATTCGGGGAATTCTTAAAAAGTAAACCAGTAGACGAAAAATTTATATTTGAAAATTTATACAAAAATCTAAAAGGAGGTAATATAGTCACATCAGATCCTCTAGCTAATCGATACACCATTGAAGGTAGATTCAAAGGAAGTATAGGTAACGGCATATCCCTGGGAGCATTTAACGTTCCGAGAGGGTCAGTTAAAGTTACGGCAAATGGTCAAACATTAAATGAAGGAATTGATTATGTAGTGGACTACCAAATGGGAATGGTAACCATTATTAATGAAACCTACAAAAATTCAGGTGTTCCAATCAATATAAGCCTGGAGAATCAATTTGCATTCAATATGCAGAAAAAAAGGTTCATGGGATTAAATGTGGAACATAAATTCAGTGATGAATTTATAGTGGGAGCGACCTTTCTTAATTATAAAGAAAGACCGTTAACGCAAAAAGTACAATTTGGTTCTGAACCGGTTAATAATTCAATGATCGGATTTAATATGATGCTGAATAAAGAATTTCCTTTTTTAACAAAGCTTACCAACTGGATTCCGGGAATTAAAACGGAAGCAGAATCCAATGTAAGTTTTAAAGTAGAAGGAGCAGCTTTATTACCGGGTGAAAATAAAACAATAAATGATAACTCTTACATTGATGATTTTGAAACAACTGCATCAAAAATAAGTCTTAAAGAACCCGGCTATTGGGGAATCGCAAGTAAACCCGAAAAAGGTGGATTTGGTAATACTTATATGAATGATATAAGAAATGGCGATGGAAGGGCATTGATTAGTTGGTATAATATTGACCCTAGATTTTTTGGAATTGGTGGAGGTCAACCGGCGGGTATAGATAATAATGCATTATCCTTACACTTACAACGAAGAGTTAAATATCAAGAAATATTCACGGATAGAGATTACATTGCCGGAGAACAATTATACATGAATACGTTTGATGTATCTTTTTATCCCAAAGAAAGAGGGCCGTATAATTTTAATACACGTAATGAAGATCCTGAATCAGAACGATGGGGAGGTTTAATGAGACCCATATCGGTAACAAATTTTGCTGAAGCGAATATAGAATATCTTGAATTTTGGATGATGGACCCGTATGCTGACAGTAAAACACCGGGATCTAATCCGTTAGGAAATAAGCCTGAACTAATTCTTCAGTTAGGAAATGTGTCTGAAGATGTGTTAAAGGACGGCTTTATGCAATATGAAAATGGTATCACTGACGATATAAGTCAAATGACAACCACTAATATTGGGAAACAACCTAAAAATTATCCGTTAGTATATGCTTTTGATACAGAAGGAGAAGCCAGGAGAAAACAAGACGTTGGATATGACGGATTAACAAGTTTTGAAGAAGCAGATTACTATAAAAATAAAGGATACGATATAGGCAGTAACGCCAATTATGTAAATCCTATAACGGGTGAAGTTGACCCGTCTGCAGATGATTACGTATTTTATTTACATGGCGCCTGGGATTCATCTAATGAAAAAAATTCAATCATAGGAAGATATAAATATTACAGGAATTTAGAAGGCAACTCACCTTCAAATTCTATGGACGCTTCTTCAGCATCTCCGGATACAGAAGACTTGAATAAAGATTTTAACTTAGATGAAACAGAAAATTATACACAATATCGTCTTTCTTTACTAGATTCCGATTTAAGAAATAATCAAAATCCATTGGTTGTTGATAAAAAAGAGGTTGAAGTATCACTACCCAACGGAAAAAAAGGAAATACAACTTGGTATTTGGTTCGAATTCCCGTGAGTGCATATGAATTTGGTTCCGCTGAAATTTTAAACAACGTACGATATATACGTATGTTAATGAAAGGATTTTCCAATACTGCAACGTTACGTTTTGCAACTCTAGATTTAGTTAGAAGTGATTGGAGAAAATACGAAAAAAATATTTCCTCAGTTAGTGGAGAAAGCAAACAAGATACAGACGAAGGAAATGCAACCCTATTACCGGTATCAAATGTCATCATCAGCGCTGTTAACTTAGAAGAAAATTCTACATCGCGACCACCATATGTATTGCCTCCGGGAATAAGCAGAGAAATTTTAGGTAATACTACCGGAACGCAAATGCAAAATGAATCCTCATTAAAGTTAGAAATAAAAGATTTAAAAAATTCAGAACCTAGAGGTATTTATAAAAATATTGCATTAGACATGAGACGTTACAAAACATTAAAAATGTTTGTACACGCTGAAAATATGCAAGATGCCTCAAGTAATATTGTAGATAAAGAAGCTAAGTTTTTCATCCGTATCGGTAGTGATTTGTCAGATAATTACTATGAATATGAATTCCCATTAAAATACACTCCGAATACTGCTACGTCTGCTATTGATATATGGCCGATTGAAAATACGATTGAATTAAAATTAAAAGATTTAGTAGCTGCAAAAAATGAAAAAGATAAGAATAACTTATATAATAGTACTGTTCGATATCGTAGTTATGTAACTGGTAGTGATGATAAAATCATCTATGTTAAAGGTAGACCTTCCATAGGAAATGTTAATTCCATAATGATGGGGGTACGAAATACTTCCAGCATAGACAAGCATGTAGTTTTATGGCTGGATGAACTTCGTTTATCTGATATTGATAACGAAGGAGGATATGCAGCCAATGCAAGTATTAATTTTAATTTGGCTGATTTTGCTCAAGTATCCGCATCCGGAACGTATCAATCGGTTGGTTTTGGAGCAATCGATAGTAAACCGAGTGAAAGAAGCCAAGACGAAACCAAACAATATATGGTAAGTGCTGCCGTAAATGTAGATAGAGTTCTTCCGGATAAATGGGGAATGAAAATACCGGTTAGCATTAGTATGTCTGAAACATTTATAGATCCAAAATATAATCCGTTGGATAATGATGTGAAGTTAAAAAATGATCCAAGAAAAAATGAACTTAAAAAAGTGGTGAGAAGCTATTCCTCACAAAAAAATATTTCTATTTCGAATTTAAGAAAAGACAGAACCACCGGTAAAACACCTAGATTTTATGATGTAGAAAACTTATCGGCTTCTTTTTCTTATTCCACGGATTATTTTAGAGATATATATACAACTTATAACATATACCAAAATTTACAAGCCTATATTGATTATAACTTCTCGCCTAAAGGTGTTTATTATCAACCATTTAAAAAAATGAGAGCGGTGCAAGATACCAGCCGATTTGCTAAATATTTAAAATGGTTAAAAGAAGTTAACTTTAATCCGGTTCCTTCTCGTTTATCTTTTAAAGCTGATATTGCGAGAACCTATAATGAATTCCAATACAGAGATATCAATGCTTATCTCAATAATAATCCTAACAGTTATACTCCTATTTTTGCCAATAATTTCTTGTTCGGTTGGCAATACAATATAGGATTTAATCTAACACGTTCGCTTAAATTAGATTTCTCTTCAGGAACAAGAACCATATTAGATGATATAGGAAACGGAGTACCGGATGACGGAATGATCTGGAATGGATTGTTTACTGCAGGAAGACCTATCAATTTTAATCAAAGATTCCAATTAAATTATAGAGTACCTATACATTTACTTCCTTATTTAGATTTCACGTCTATAGAAGTTGGATATACAGGTCAATACGATTGGCAGGCCGGTTCTAATTTCCAAACTTCATACGATCCTGCAAATGCCGATCCAAGAAAAAGAAGTTTGGGAAATACTGCACAAAATGCTCAAACTATAACAGTCATAGGAAATGTTGATTTCAGTAAATTCTATAATTATTTTTCAAACTATAAAAAATTTGAAGAAAAAAAACGTAAGAGACAAAGAGAAATAGATTCTTTAAATAGGGCTTATGAAACAAATTTTGCCTTAAAAAAACCTAAATCCTTTAAAAAATATACTATTAAAAATAAGTATAAGGCTACGGATTATTTATGGATGATTGCAAGTAGTTTTAAAAGAGGTCAAATTCAGGTAAACGAAAATAAAGGAACAATTTTGCCGGGATTCTTGCCTGAACCAAGTTTTTTTGGAGTTGGTAGATATGCCGGTTCAACAAGTGGTCCTACATTCGGATTTTTATTTGGTTCTCAATTCGATTTAAGGAATAAAGCAGTAACAGAAGGTTGGGTTTCGTTAAATGAATATATGACCAGTCCATATGTGAAAACAAATAATTCGCAATTGTCAGCTACCCTTCAATTAGAACCGATTAACCATTTACAAATTGATTTAAATATCATGCGTAATCATCAAAAGACATTATCTCATTCAGGGTTTAATTCTATAGATCCATTGACAGGACAAATTGCTAATACATTCGTCAATCGATCTGCAATGTTCAGTTCTTCAATTATATCTTTTGCGACTGCATTCAAATCAGGAGATTATGTATATAATAAAATGATTAGCAACTCAATGATTTTATCACAAAGAGTGGCTGCAAAACAAGGGCAACCTTTAATCGATACCAATAATGACGGATATGTAGATGGTTATGGGTTAACCAATTCAGAAGTTTTATTACCTTCATTTGTATCTGCATTTTCAGGAAGAAGTGCAGGAAGTCAAAAGTTAGGTTATAAACGCAGTATGCCGGTTCCAAACTGGAAAATTACCTATGGAGGATTAAAAAACATTCCATTTATTAATTATTGGTTCAAAGAATTTAGAATTAATCATAGTTATATTTCAAACTATACCGTTAATGGGGTACAAACCAATCCCGATTATTATTTAGCACAAAACGATTCGACAGCACCTGAACGAGATTTAAACGGGAACAGATACAACTATTACACCTACGGAACAGTAGTCATGTCTGAAGGGTTCAGTCCACTTGCAGGAGTAGATGTCACTATGAGAAATAATATCCAAATTAGAATAGCTTACAATAAAGATAGAATCTATTCTTTAGGATTAACAAATTACACCCTACAAGAAGATTATGGCAATGAAGTAGTTTTCGGTCTGGGATATATTGTAAAAGATGTTAAGTTAAAATTGCGTTATCGAGGAGCTACTAAACCGGTAACGGGCGATTTAAATATTAGAGGAGACGTTTCAATTAGAGATAACAAAACCACCATTAGACGATTGGTAGAGTTAGATTCTCAAGTAACGGGTGGACAAAATTTAGTTTCATTGAAATTTTCAACAGATTATAACTTTACTAAGAATTTTAATCTTAAATTCTTCTATGAGCAAATGATTACTAAATACAAGGTTTCAACTGCATATCCGCTTTCAACGATAAGAGCGGGATTAAGTGCTACATTTACTTTTGGAAATTAA
- a CDS encoding RNA recognition motif domain-containing protein yields MNIFISNLNYRLTNEDLHDLFSEYGEVESAKIIQDRETGRSRGFGFVEMADAEAKTAIQELNQKEFDGKVINVSEARPRDEKPRNNFRRSY; encoded by the coding sequence ATGAACATTTTTATTTCAAACCTGAATTACAGGTTGACCAACGAAGATTTACATGACTTATTTTCAGAGTACGGAGAAGTTGAATCAGCAAAAATAATACAAGATCGTGAAACCGGAAGATCCAGAGGTTTTGGATTTGTTGAAATGGCAGATGCAGAAGCTAAAACGGCAATTCAGGAATTAAATCAAAAAGAATTTGACGGTAAAGTTATTAATGTCTCAGAAGCTAGACCAAGAGATGAAAAACCAAGAAATAACTTTAGAAGAAGTTATTAA
- the gcvH gene encoding glycine cleavage system protein GcvH encodes MKTPSDLLYSSKHIWIKIEGNTALIGITDYAQQQLGDIIYIDVNSIGNQLKLDEIFGTVEAIKTVSDLLMPLDGKVLEMNLELENLPTLVNTDPYGKGWIIKVQIQNNTLLDQLLNAEDYKKLLT; translated from the coding sequence ATGAAGACTCCATCGGATTTACTTTATAGTTCTAAACATATTTGGATAAAAATTGAAGGTAACACAGCACTTATCGGTATAACTGATTACGCACAACAACAATTGGGAGATATTATTTATATAGATGTAAATAGCATCGGTAATCAACTAAAGTTAGATGAAATTTTTGGAACTGTGGAAGCTATAAAGACCGTATCAGACCTTTTAATGCCTCTTGATGGAAAAGTGCTTGAAATGAATCTTGAGCTTGAAAATTTGCCGACATTAGTAAACACCGATCCTTATGGAAAAGGTTGGATTATAAAAGTTCAAATACAAAATAATACTTTACTAGATCAACTATTGAATGCTGAAGACTATAAAAAACTGCTTACTTAA
- a CDS encoding TonB-dependent receptor plug domain-containing protein, producing the protein MKKYISMFLLVYGLLAVAQHKTLKGRILTTLENGENIPVRGADVNWKEHPIMKTVTDSLGNFELMYHDGLYTIEAAKDGFISQEIKIDDVDHPLDIFLEPKPSSSEKVLDEVVVRQRAKAVSIKANSAALTYTINKTELLKAACCNLAESFETNPTVDISTTNAVTGSKQIKMLGLDQKYTSLTVDNMPEVRGLSTASGINFIPGTWINSIQLTKGGSTVTNGYEAITGQINTELMKYKDKNFTTINFFANQNARLEFNVVNASSISNNWSNTTLTHLSGRFAKEDMNHDGYLDSPLSKQLNVMDIIHYDGIKKNGWGSQIGIQALYDKQIGGQKKFRESTDRLTQNHYGLGIENTHFEIWNKTGFVFLTKPYQSIGLQTKFIHHTIDSYFGQRVYNGNENSFFTNLLFESIIGNTNHKYTLGASYLHDAFNEDFENSNYKRTENVPGIFAEYTTTAIKNVTLVLGARTDFHNLAGNQVLPRINIKYSFLPKTTLRLAAGKGMRTANIFSENMQYFASSRKVHIQSNHGDIYGLKHEIAWNYGGSIIQDFKIGAIKNTFTIDFYRTDFKKQVLIDLDRSSQALWFYNLDGKSFSNTFQAVWDIIPISNLELHFAYKWYDIKADYLDGRRQVPFTSKNRGLFSISYSTLETENKSKWALDFTLQYIGKQRLPDTSKNPIEYQRKSFSPNYTLMNAQLSRYFTDKFRSYLGVENLGGYKQKNPIINPENPFGSYFDTSLIYAPIVSSMFYLGFDFKL; encoded by the coding sequence ATGAAAAAATATATAAGTATGTTTTTGCTCGTTTACGGTCTATTGGCTGTAGCCCAGCATAAAACATTAAAAGGTCGTATACTAACTACTTTGGAAAATGGAGAAAATATACCCGTTCGGGGAGCTGATGTAAATTGGAAAGAACACCCGATCATGAAAACTGTTACTGACAGCTTAGGCAATTTTGAGCTGATGTACCACGACGGTCTCTATACTATTGAAGCTGCAAAGGACGGCTTTATTTCTCAAGAAATTAAAATTGATGATGTTGATCATCCCCTAGATATTTTTTTAGAACCCAAACCTTCTTCTTCAGAGAAAGTATTGGATGAGGTTGTTGTCCGACAAAGAGCCAAGGCGGTAAGTATAAAAGCCAATTCTGCTGCTCTTACCTATACAATTAATAAAACGGAATTGTTGAAAGCCGCCTGTTGTAATTTGGCTGAAAGTTTTGAAACAAATCCTACTGTGGATATTTCTACAACCAATGCAGTAACGGGTTCAAAACAGATTAAAATGTTAGGATTAGATCAAAAATATACTTCCTTAACCGTTGATAATATGCCGGAGGTAAGAGGATTGTCCACCGCCAGTGGAATAAATTTTATACCCGGCACATGGATAAACAGTATTCAACTTACCAAAGGAGGCAGCACTGTTACTAATGGCTACGAGGCTATAACCGGTCAAATAAATACTGAATTGATGAAGTATAAAGATAAAAATTTTACCACTATCAATTTTTTTGCAAATCAAAATGCTCGTTTGGAATTTAATGTTGTCAATGCATCTTCTATTTCCAATAATTGGAGTAATACCACATTAACTCATTTGAGCGGAAGGTTTGCTAAAGAAGATATGAATCATGACGGATATCTTGATAGTCCTCTTTCCAAACAACTAAATGTAATGGATATCATCCATTATGACGGTATTAAAAAAAACGGATGGGGTTCTCAAATAGGTATTCAGGCGCTTTATGATAAACAAATCGGAGGTCAAAAAAAATTCAGAGAATCAACAGACCGTTTGACTCAAAATCATTATGGACTAGGTATTGAAAATACACATTTTGAAATCTGGAATAAAACCGGATTTGTCTTTCTTACTAAACCTTATCAAAGCATAGGTTTACAAACTAAATTTATTCATCATACTATTGATAGTTATTTCGGTCAAAGGGTATATAATGGTAATGAAAATTCATTTTTTACCAATTTATTATTTGAGAGTATCATTGGTAACACGAATCACAAATATACCTTAGGTGCAAGTTATCTTCATGATGCTTTCAATGAGGATTTTGAAAATTCCAATTATAAAAGAACTGAAAATGTACCCGGGATTTTTGCCGAATATACTACTACTGCAATTAAAAATGTAACTTTAGTATTGGGCGCCAGAACTGATTTTCACAATTTGGCGGGAAACCAAGTGTTACCAAGAATTAATATTAAATATTCTTTCTTGCCTAAAACAACCCTTCGATTAGCTGCGGGAAAAGGCATGAGAACAGCCAATATATTTTCTGAAAATATGCAGTATTTTGCTTCGTCTCGTAAGGTACATATTCAATCAAACCATGGCGATATTTATGGTTTAAAACATGAAATTGCATGGAACTATGGAGGTAGTATAATTCAGGATTTTAAAATTGGAGCTATCAAGAATACGTTTACGATCGATTTTTACCGAACGGATTTTAAAAAACAAGTTCTTATAGACTTGGATCGATCGTCTCAAGCGCTTTGGTTTTATAATTTAGATGGAAAATCTTTTTCAAATACTTTTCAGGCAGTATGGGATATTATTCCTATTTCCAATCTGGAATTGCATTTTGCTTATAAATGGTATGATATTAAAGCCGATTATTTGGATGGCAGGCGACAAGTTCCCTTTACTTCTAAAAACAGAGGCTTATTTTCTATATCATATTCTACTCTAGAAACTGAAAACAAAAGTAAATGGGCATTGGACTTTACATTGCAATATATAGGAAAACAAAGACTTCCGGACACCTCTAAAAATCCGATAGAATATCAGCGAAAATCGTTTTCGCCTAATTATACTTTAATGAATGCTCAACTATCCAGATATTTTACAGATAAGTTTAGATCTTATCTAGGAGTGGAAAATTTGGGAGGCTATAAACAAAAAAATCCTATTATAAATCCGGAAAACCCTTTTGGTTCTTATTTCGATACTTCTTTAATTTATGCTCCTATTGTATCTTCAATGTTTTATTTGGGATTTGATTTTAAATTATAA